ACCATGAGAGTTATAGTACTAATTCACTGTGCATGTGCTCATCCCCTGTGGAAGCTTGCAAAGTCCTGGATGACCACCATCTACGTGGGCCACAGCCTGTTGCAGTCCACATCTCATCTGGTGATATAAATAGACAGAAGCAGGATTCCATGGATGCTAGTTGCACAGATCTCTCCTTTAAACAGCCAAATCGCCATTACAAACTCCGTAATTTTTATAGCAAACAGTTCTACAAGCAAACTACTTGTCCCAGCAACAAGACCTCACCAGAACCATCCTTTGATTTCACTACCTCTACAGAACAAAACACAGTCAAGAATGGTTCATGCACCATCAATCAATCTAAACGTGTTTTGGAATCATCCAGTCACTTACCGCCATCCTTTCTGGTTCAACCCTTGAATGAGCGTTCTGAGGATCAAGATTTAGAAGGCACATCTTTACAGCCAACCAAAGAGATGAGGCTTAAAAAAGCCATTCATCTTAAAAAACTGAATTTTCTGCGGGCTCAAAAATCTTCTGTACTTAAAATTGCTAATGGAGACACTGCCAGGGAAACTGAGTTAGAAAGGCAAAGTAGCACAAAAAGGACAATTATTGGTGCTATTGAAAGAAACGAAGTTAAACATGCGGTTAGTTCAGAATGCTTGGAGCAAAGCGTTGAACTTGAGCCCGAGTCTCAGGAACCTTCTGAGCCAAGTAGCCAGTTGCAGGTTTTCCTGTCGGAGAGGCTGCAGTATCCTTGTGCGTTGTGTGGAAAGGCTTTTAAACATCCAAGCAATCTGGAGCTCCACATAAGGTCTCATACAGGTACAGTTATTTAACACTCTCAGATCAATTATTTAATTACAAAATGAAAAGCAGATAGAATACGGTGTTAGCAGCTGAAAAGACCGTCATGGTACAGCAATTATGTCAGTCCACCATATGTGGCAATCAAATTCCATGATCTTGATCAGCTAATCAAGTGAATATGATTTTAAATATCGTATGCCCCCAGCAAAGGTTAACACATATTTATCAGACAAAGGCCAGTAActgcaatttttacaaaattacATGTTTGACCCCTTGCCATGACTTCTTGCATGAACAGCAGAATACATTTTGATTCTTTGCCATGTAGTTGTGCATGTAGCTTAAAAAAGTAATGTTTGTTACTAGATAGTTGGAAAGGAACACAAAGTAGTTTGTAAAagtcctgcctttccccccctttaccTATGTCAGTATGATCTTACTGCATCACATTTACAGTGATGCTAAACTGCTTACCGACTTTGATCCTTCCGTTGGATAGAGTGTTGGTTTTAGAATCATGGGAGATTTGTCTGCAAATCCTACTTTAGCTGTGGACTCATTGGGCAGCCTGAGCTCACAATTCTGTGCCCACttatttggaaataagtcccattaaacccagtgggacttatttctgagtaaatatatgcAGGATTATGTTTTAAATTAGgattggggaacatgtggccctctagatgttggactgcaactcccatcatccctcaccattagctatggtggctagagctgatggaagttgcagtccactaACATATGCAGCATCACGCAGTCCCCACTCCTATTTTAAGTCATCTATGTTCCTGTTAAGCTTTAGTAAAACAGAACAGTATTGAATTGTGTTGGGAATAGGAACAATGTAAGACAGGGCTCTCCATTGTGGCACCTATAGGCACCACTGTGCCCAACAAGGCTTGTTAAACTATTTTCTCCCTCTGCAAGTGAATGGAGTGATTCCTTCTTTCACTTGTATAGTGAAAATTCCTTCTTGCCCAAAAAATGGCTGGAGTGGGGGCAGGGTCCACCCCCACTAAGGACCCTTAGGGTATCAAGGGGTGAATTTTGCTTCCCTCCAGCAGATTTTTAGCAGGTGGGGGCTTTTTCTTGCCCCATGCAAATAAATTGAGAAATTACTGCATTCACTTGCttggggagaggaagaaagaggagtcAGAGTcacagagggaggaagaaagaaagaagccagagagagagagaagccagagggaaggaaggaaggaaagcaaaagaaacaaagtgaaaaAGAAAGGGGAGCCAGAGAGAGAAGCTAGAGTGTGTAGCACACCAAGACACAAACATGAATAAGGGGGTGTTCccgttttttgtgtgtgattggcagccaatttgtggtggtgcccagggcatttaaaaaaaaatacaaatgtgcCCAAATAAGGTCAGAGACCCTGATGTAGGATGTGAATACCATCCATCCAActagttaaataataataaaatgtgagAGGCTATATTTTTGTCTTGAAAACAGTAAGCATGATCAAGCCAAAGTCCAGCACTGTTAAGGACCATTGATTTCAAAAGTCTAGTTAAACATGTGCTTAACTCCGCCTGAAAGTGAATGGGACTTTAAAGTGCTTAGGTCTATTTCCAGTGTATATAAAATTGATTAGTACTATCAACCAACTAAAGAATGTTCAGTTGATTCAAACAATcaagtaaaaaaataatcagtCTGCATATTACCAAAATCTCAGTTAAGGTGCTTTTTAAAGATAGTAGTTTATTTAGTAAAAATTATTACTTTTAAGAAGAAAGGGGTctttttagtattttttattCAACGTTACAGTAACTTGCTAGAGCCAAAATATCCTTAACCCTATGCTGTTTATTTACAGCCTGCTGTAAAATTGCCTTCATTAATTAAAATCAAGTTTTAATTAGTTAGTTTTCAGTGTTAAAATGGATTGTACTACTCTGCTGCAGTACAATATAGTAAATATATTTGTGACTTTTGTACTGCAGTTCTAATAttatttacttgagagtaatttatttttgtgaaccgcccagagagcttcgcctattgggcggtatagaaaatcaaataaataaatttctaaccATTTGAGAATGTAAGATTAGATCACAGCCttagtcaaacacacacacacaaagctctcTATTCAAACTGTTTTTTGACATTTAAGAGGTTGCTCTTAAAACCTCTTAAGaggtttttaaaaggttttaagcTGAAGGGCGGGCATTGAAGTTCAAcaacattttttgggtgtgtgtgttcccagcCCTTGCTCTTCTGGTTTGTGCATGCACACAGAACTCCCCTGCTCATAAGAAATTCCCCGTTCACATTGTGGAGGAGATGTTTCTTCTTTTAATGTGATCTTGCCATCTGTTGACTAACTTTTTGTAGAAATAATGGCTTGGACCCAGATTTAGGTGCGGACAGTTGAGCTGAAGGAAGGAAGCTGACTtcctccccatctcctccccatggcagctcctacagtcccctgaaaatgctacatagagttGGAGAACACTTTTCTGCTTTACTCATGGAAAGTGACTTTGCCAATTTTCAGGCATCTCTCCCTTTTCCCCACACCATCGCCAACCCCATTCAGTGAGGCTTTATCGCCCTGGGTGGGATGGAGGGACtgctatggggaggggggaagttcacttccaccagcccagttgcatgctgctaaatctggatccaacccaaaagtAATACTGCTGAGCAAACAATTCATCTGAGACTAGTCCTGGTGTTGTTCCGTAGGCTTCATTGACCCTTCTGTGGAGTGAGAGATGGCTAAAGTGATTATTTCGCCAATGACAACATTATGGAAGGTTTACCTTCAAACATTTAATCAAATATGCTTACTATGAAATTCAGAATATCGTTTGGCAGCAAATTTCAAATTTGTGTTCAGCTGCAACTGTTAGAAGTGCAAAACACTATTGCTTCTTCTTTTAGGTGAGAAGCCATTTGAATGTAACATTTGTGGCAAatgtttctcacaggtaggaatTTAATAATATTTTACTTGTTCTGCTGTGTTAAGTCTACTGTTGTTTATAGGCCATCCAGCCACCTGGGACTGTCCAGTTCTACTGCACAGGCCGTTGAGGCTGAaataggttctgcacccctattcTAACAATAGTTCAATTTGCGCCTCACCTTCAAAATCCTCGAGGAGGGACCGCAGCTCAGCgataagagcacctgctttgcatgcaggaagtcccaaatttaatccctggcatctcctagGCCTTTTGGCAGTGCAGTGGGAAATGAGGCAGAATTTTTTAAGGAATGTTTATCAGCTCTTTAATTGAAAAaagaattcatagaatagtagagttggaatgtgTTATTTAATAACCCTTTAAGTGCTATTAAGTAATATTAGATTAATGAAATACAACTTGAGTTAGAACTAATTTCTCATTCCTAAATATTATCCTCCCCATTCTTTTAGTTCTTTTTTCcaaatctgtgttttgtttttggtataCTGGgtaaataaaacacacattatGCTATACTTCAGTAATTGAATAATTGTGTCTTTCAGTATGGCTTGGATCCAGTATTGTACAAACGGATCCATTGTCTCCCCTTGCAGCCCCCCGTGTACCCCCCAATCTGTTCTACACAGTCAACCAACCCTTTAGAGCAGATTCGGAGGGCGTGCAGAGAGTGGTTTTGCTACTGCTGGTGAAAAGACACCATTTGATTCAACCTTATATCTTTATTACAAAgactgagaaaagaaaaataacgtGGTAATGAGATTAAGGGCCACGTAGAGACTCTAGGGAGTGCAGTATTAAGTTTCTATAGTTGGTAGACTTCTCTGGCCAGAATGCAGAGCAGGGCATTGGAATAGGTTCAGGGCTCTGCACACTAGTACAATGATAACGCTGTCCTCTTCCTCAGGAGTTGTCACTTTGGCACTGGGGAAAGAGACAACAGCAAAGGGCTTGACCCATCCTTCCTAATGCCTGCAGCTTCACACAAAAGTTCAGCAATGCTCTGGTGAAAATTTGATCCTTTTGTGGCAAGTAGGGATGCACAGGAACTTGTGGTAGCTCTTTTGGTACAAGGAAACTTGTCAGTTTCTAGTCTAAACACTTTTGTCCCAGTTCTGGGAGACTTCGTTTTTCAAGTGCCATGTTGTTAACATCACGAGCTAAAGCAAGATTCTCATTTCTAATCATTAAACTTTATCAGCATGACCTATTTGATTAGTTAAGTTGTGtttaaaaagcacacaccacTTCCCTTATTTTTGTAGGCAGGTAATCTTCAGACTCATTTACGTCGGCATTCTGGTGAAAAACCTTACATCTGTGAGATCTGTGGAAAAAGGTTTGTATGACAGAAACTCCTGTGTAAGTACTGTAGTATTGACCAATTAAGATATCCTATGATTTAGAGGATTGGGAATAAGCAACAAGTTGAGCAcaccttctttttttctcttagACACCTTAAGAATgacacgctgggagttgtaggccttttttctgtctaaacatgcatgggattgcacctttacGTATAGTAATAAAGATTTCCTGGTCATCTTAAAATTTTTCAAACCAGCTTGAGCGGTCATTCCAAAACAGGATTGAGAACTAGAATCAAATTAAGATTTACAATCCTGGTTTGGAGGGATGGCTAAAACCACAGTTTTCCAGTATGGCAAGCTGTGGTTTGAGGGAACCAAGAAGTCTTCTaataaggggaggggaggaggaaggagtgcTCAAGCTTGTTCTTTCTTCCCAgtccttcaaaccatggtttggaggatTGAGAATGTGATGTCTGAATATGGCCATTGTTGTAAATGTTCTGgaatttattaatttcattgACTATGGGTAGCTGGGGTGGATAACTTTGCATGccacagggttggggaacctcaggcccaagtTCCCAATCTGGCCATCCTGGGGTTTCCAGAAGgtcacacccccttttccccaatcgccaatgatttcccagcttttgtgcagttgaaGGTTGAGAGGCCTCTCCTCTAAGATTTCGTTTCTGGCTGTGAGAACTTTAAGCTATAATATGTTTGATAAACATTGGCCCCAtcccccaccactggaaggtcctgccctgagagcttctccaaaattgaattcggcccatGGTCTGAAAGAGGTTCCGCACCCCTAGTATACTAGAAGGTCAAATTAGCACAATCGTGAAAATCCAGCAGCAAAAGGGACACTTGCCAGTGCAGCAACATCAAGTCTATGACAGTCCAGCATGTCGGGGAGTTGCAGGATCAAAAACAATGTTCAGCTAACTGTAATAACGATTTCTCAAATGTTTCTCTTCCAAAATAGGATTTGTCCTAGAACAAAAACCTTTTATTCATAAAATGATGAATAAAGtttcataaatattttattagtctAATTTTTAACCAAATAATTACTCAATAAAATTGAAAAGCTGTACATATTGCAAAACCTGAGTGAAGTTATAATTTTCACCTTTTTTACCCCTTCCGTTATAATATTTTTGCTTCATTTTGTTTAGCAAGACTGAAATTCATGACCAAACATAAACTCTTTCAGGCTAAGTGACAGGCTAAAGAAACCACATGGTAGTAGGAGTTTGTCTGCCTGCTAGTGCAGTCACAGCATCTCAGGCATCATCTCACCTCACTGTGGCCCTTGTCATCCATGTAATTATGACTGCTTAAAAGAGGGCAGACTTGCTATCAGGGGAATGGTACGGGGGCCATGTGCACAGCCTCCCTGTGGAAGTGCTAGTTCATAAATGGATACCATTTATGAAGCTCAGTTGTGAAAAGGTTTCTAGCCAAAGTTCAAATGAtcttttaaattgtgttacaggTTTGCTGCATCTGGAGATGTCCAGCGCCACATTAttattcacactggagagaaaccacaCCTGTGTGATATTTGTGGTCGAGGTATGTTGGCATTAAGCCCTGCTCAAGAGTTAGGAATACGCTGCGTACAGGACTAATCCACAACCCCACTGTGCTCCCTCCTGGTCCGGCCCTCCCCAGCCCAAGCAAGTCTCAGCCATTCCTTGAATTTGGGAGATGGTACGGCCCAGCTGACATGCAACAATTGGCAGTGTTACTAGTAAGAGCAGCCACATCAGCCCATGGTGAGGAACTGCAGGCCTATGATGTCTTGTCCTCTGCTTGAGACCTGGAGATCAACCATTTGTCACAGCCCAACTGGGCAATACTGGGTCTCACATCCCTGGGTATGGATGGGATTTGCCTGTGCCAGTGTGGTGAGAAAGGATAGTTACATCAGCATAGTGGGAGCCTTTTGTGGTTTGTATCCTGCGAGCAATATTTTTCTTACTTCTTCTGTGAGCAATATTTCTCTATTTCTCTTACATTGTTCCAGGATTTAGTAACTTCAGTAATTTAAAGGAACACAAGAAGAACCATACAGTAGAAAAAGTTTTCACCTGTGATGAGTGTGGAAAGTCATTTAACTTACCTCGGAAGTTAGTAAAGCACAGAATCAGGCATACAGGAGAGAGACCATATAGTTGCTCAGCCTGCGGTAAGTCCCTGCTAATTTTCCATCTAAAACAATAACTTCCTTATTTGGAGgtcatgtttttaaaacacatgatTCAGATACAGATATATAACAATAATATTTGTTCTTGAACTATCAGGATATATTATTCAACTAAGTAATAAGTAAAGGGCACAATAATACCCCCCAAAAGCTCCATCAAGTGTAGAATTAATGGGCACAGTCATAATGAAAGAGAAGAGCTAATGTAAAGCCTCTGTGACATCTATTATTAtacctctccttcgctgccaccaccctattcttctaaaagaatgagggaataataaaccttttgtgtgtgagtgtgcgtgtggACTGTCTACCTGAAGTAACGCATAGGACTGAGCAGACGTTGTTAAACAAAATGAGAATAAAGTTTATCcatatagaaaaagattttaaaagacacttaaggattattctactttatccacatacatctacctccctcaacctcccagggaaatACTgtcctgaaacaagcctctaccGAACTCTTCCCACTCCTCCCCTCACTAACGCCCTAACGCTGACTGACTCCTCTAACTGCCCCCATTCAAATCAGCCAGTCGGATGACACCagtcacactgctcaccattctaactcccccctcccacttacttaccatttcctgaaaataaaataataataataataataataataataataataatttatttatatagcaccatcaattggccacagcaaatccaaacctgaactaAACACTTAAATATACGCATATAAACAATGacataaattatcattttgtcacaggTATCCTATAGGCTGTTCCATATGACATTAATAGGACCAGATTTAAGGTTCATGAGTTAGTCAATAAAATCATAGTGTAAAATTTTCTCACTACAAAGCATTAATTGCATGTATTTTGGGTTCATCTTGTGGTTTTTACCGAGGTATGAATTCCTAATTTTGTAGATGCCTCAATTACTTCAATGATCTCATTCTTCAAGGTGGTGTTTGAAAGTAGTAAATGATCATTaacataaatatattaaaaacagacattaaaattaatgcaaaatattaaaatataaaatatccaTATGAAATACATAATATACTAGTAAGTGTAGAGGTCACCCAAATACATTAGAACTATATAATAATAAGTTAGGGGGTTTCACTCACAGGAACTGATGTCTGCATGTTGCTGTTCCTTTCTGGACATACAATTCATTTTCTGCATCTTCCCCAACTCCTCCTTTATTCTGTTCAATATCTGTCCCACTCCTTTCTAAAACTGGTATCAACATTTACACCATCCCAGCCATTGAAAGAGGAAAGTTTTACAGTTCTAGAAAGTATTCAGGTTTGGACTTTGACAGACCTCTCGAATCTGGGAGTTCTATGATTGTGGAGCAGTTGAGAAGGATCCTACATGCCCTTGCTGTTCAAACTTAGTACATTGGTGGCACAGTTATGAAGGCACTGAcggggtttggacgacacaatagtcaacggttgactgAATAGTCCACCGTCGTCTCGCGAGCATTTTCCACACAATGGTTGATTGTTTCACAGAAAGAAATAACCAACACAGAGtcgtgaggcaagagcagcagaaaccctgccactcttgcccagtgGGACTCCGTAGGCAGGTGTGTGTCATTCATCTCGTGAAGCGTGTGGAGAGCCACCGATCGGACAGCTCCCCACACACCTCCTGGGACATGCAAAAATGGAGATCGAGGCAGAGGGGTGTAAGGATCTCTCCTGTAGCTGCAACGTCAAACCACAGGAGAAATCCAGCCCCTGCCCCAATACCCGTGGCAGAAGGAGACACTCCCCTGATGCTGTCAAGGATATCAGTAGGGATGGGACAAGCACATGGCGCCCCACCCAGGAATGGGGCGCACACAACCTGGGGGAGCCGCAATCATCTCATGTGATGCTAGTTCTCATGAGAATCTCCCTTGGTGTCAGGTCACCCCACCgtcagaagaagaggaagagagcacAGTGCCAGGTACTGACAGTAGGGGGACCCAGCCCAAAGGcgattctcatgggaaccaggGCCGCTATTCGGTGGTGAGGACGGAACGGAGGTTGGGGGTGGGCAGTAGTTAACTCTGTGATAATAGTCAACTCTGCGGATGCCTATTTAGGGGGTATCTCCCAAGACGACGTGATCATAGTCATCTGTGAAGGGTTGACTATtagcacagggttgactattgtatCATCCTAATGCAGCCACTCTGCCTGGTTgtagtttgatttttaaaaatgttaagtattcccccccccccccaattcaaagcttcaaaagctttgctgaagtcaagatatatgacgtccacagcattcccacagtccacaagggaggttacccgatcaaaaaatgagatcaaattagtctgacaggatttgttcctgacaaatccatgtcggcttctagtaatcacggcattgatttcaagatatttacagactgacttctttataatctgctccagaattttcccagggatggatgtcagactgactggtctgtagttcccagcttcctcctttttgccctttttgaagatagggacaatgttagccctcctccagtcgtccagcacctcacctgtcttccatgattttgcaaagataatagacaaaggttctgagagttcttccgctagctccttcattactctaggatgcagttcatcgggccctggagatttgaactcattcaaggaaattaggtgttctttgaccatttgtttatcaatctcaaactgaaatcctgccccctcaacttctgcttcactttttccaggggggtcatagacccgcttttgggagaagactgaggcaaagtaggaattgagcacttcagccttttctttgtcatctgttatcaatttgtcatccccattaagcagttgaaccaccatttctttcctctgtcttttactactcacgtatctgaagaaagcctttttattgcttttagcatccctcgctaacctcagctcattcacagctttagccttcctgatgccatttcggcacttctgtgccacctgtctgtactcttcttttgtagcctggccttccttccacttcctatatgtatccttttttgttttcaggtcatctctaagctttttgtggagccacattggtttcctctgttgtcttctatcttttctccttgttggaattatttgtaactgtgcctttaaaatttccttttttaaatactcccacccatccttcaCTCCTtctctcattaggctcacttgccacaggaccttacttatcaaagttctgagtttattaaaatcagctttcctaaaatccaaagtacgtgtatggctacgctcgacttttgtctccttcataatcaagaattcaagtatgacgtggtcactttcccccagagttcccgtaactgccactttatccactaagtcatccctattggtcaatatcaagtcaaggattgccgatcctctaatTCCTTATATTGTTAGATATGTTCTTCTTTTTGCTTTCTGTTATATTAATTTGTAGTATTCCTAAATGGTTTGTAAAAGGATTTGATTCTGTATAAATGGAGAGTGTATAAACTGAGGATAGGTACTTTTCACTGCTTTCCAGTAGCAATAGTTATTTCCAGCTTTGCAGAGATAAATCAAaactacaaataaatacattttggaaaTGATAATTAATAGTTTGAAACATGTGCAAGATGAAATTCTGCATACATAGCAGATCTTTGCAGGAAGAAACAGTATCTAaatatccttttttattttataggGAAATGCTTTGCAGGTTCTGGTGACTTGCGAAGACACATCCGGACTCATACTGGGGAAAAGCCATATAATTGTGAAACTTGTAATAAATGCTTCAGTCGTTCTGCTGTCTTGCGTCGACACAGAAAAATCCATTGTAAAGCTGTTAATGAAGGTCCAAATGCACTAGATGAGTTTACGCAGGCGGTAGAAATCTCGGACCTTGAAAAGTCCCAAAACTCAGATTCATTTACCCAAGAAATATCAGTAACTT
This genomic stretch from Elgaria multicarinata webbii isolate HBS135686 ecotype San Diego chromosome 10, rElgMul1.1.pri, whole genome shotgun sequence harbors:
- the ZBTB49 gene encoding zinc finger and BTB domain-containing protein 49 isoform X1 yields the protein MDAFASHSCHLLQQLHDQRIQGLLCDCMLVVKGVCFKAHKNVLAAFSQYFRTLFQNSSGQKNDVFHLDIKNVGGIGQILDYMYTSHLDLNQDNVQTLLDIAQCLQVQNILSMCRSFLKSSTAIEHPVSMPCNNAFSLQNALAADTNHESYSTNSLCMCSSPVEACKVLDDHHLRGPQPVAVHISSGDINRQKQDSMDASCTDLSFKQPNRHYKLRNFYSKQFYKQTTCPSNKTSPEPSFDFTTSTEQNTVKNGSCTINQSKRVLESSSHLPPSFLVQPLNERSEDQDLEGTSLQPTKEMRLKKAIHLKKLNFLRAQKSSVLKIANGDTARETELERQSSTKRTIIGAIERNEVKHAVSSECLEQSVELEPESQEPSEPSSQLQVFLSERLQYPCALCGKAFKHPSNLELHIRSHTGEKPFECNICGKCFSQAGNLQTHLRRHSGEKPYICEICGKRFAASGDVQRHIIIHTGEKPHLCDICGRGFSNFSNLKEHKKNHTVEKVFTCDECGKSFNLPRKLVKHRIRHTGERPYSCSACGKCFAGSGDLRRHIRTHTGEKPYNCETCNKCFSRSAVLRRHRKIHCKAVNEGPNALDEFTQAVEISDLEKSQNSDSFTQEISVTLLPVSVKFPIHPTENSSNEVNSPGVTLRKVRPTVQQNDCTNQQKLILDPIKLCKSQERPNRPCSYKEMDPSIEEEPLQSDGTPMIRSSMSTLGNNCELSSRVSSAEYRNNEGPFFSSVTLWGLAMKTLQNETELGQ
- the ZBTB49 gene encoding zinc finger and BTB domain-containing protein 49 isoform X2, which encodes MDAFASHSCHLLQQLHDQRIQGLLCDCMLVVKGVCFKAHKNVLAAFSQYFRTLFQNSSGQKNDVFHLDIKNVGGIGQILDYMYTSHLDLNQDNVQTLLDIAQCLQVQNILSMCRSFLKSSTAIEHPVSMPCNNAFSLQNALAADTNHESYSTNSLCMCSSPVEACKVLDDHHLRGPQPVAVHISSGDINRQKQDSMDASCTDLSFKQPNRHYKLRNFYSKQFYKQTTCPSNKTSPEPSFDFTTSTEQNTVKNGSCTINQSKRVLESSSHLPPSFLVQPLNERSEDQDLEGTSLQPTKEMRLKKAIHLKKLNFLRAQKSSVLKIANGDTARETELERQSSTKRTIIGAIERNEVKHAVSSECLEQSVELEPESQEPSEPSSQLQVFLSERLQYPCALCGKAFKHPSNLELHIRSHTGEKPFECNICGKCFSQAGNLQTHLRRHSGEKPYICEICGKRFAASGDVQRHIIIHTGEKPHLCDICGRGKCFAGSGDLRRHIRTHTGEKPYNCETCNKCFSRSAVLRRHRKIHCKAVNEGPNALDEFTQAVEISDLEKSQNSDSFTQEISVTLLPVSVKFPIHPTENSSNEVNSPGVTLRKVRPTVQQNDCTNQQKLILDPIKLCKSQERPNRPCSYKEMDPSIEEEPLQSDGTPMIRSSMSTLGNNCELSSRVSSAEYRNNEGPFFSSVTLWGLAMKTLQNETELGQ
- the ZBTB49 gene encoding zinc finger and BTB domain-containing protein 49 isoform X3 — translated: MYTSHLDLNQDNVQTLLDIAQCLQVQNILSMCRSFLKSSTAIEHPVSMPCNNAFSLQNALAADTNHESYSTNSLCMCSSPVEACKVLDDHHLRGPQPVAVHISSGDINRQKQDSMDASCTDLSFKQPNRHYKLRNFYSKQFYKQTTCPSNKTSPEPSFDFTTSTEQNTVKNGSCTINQSKRVLESSSHLPPSFLVQPLNERSEDQDLEGTSLQPTKEMRLKKAIHLKKLNFLRAQKSSVLKIANGDTARETELERQSSTKRTIIGAIERNEVKHAVSSECLEQSVELEPESQEPSEPSSQLQVFLSERLQYPCALCGKAFKHPSNLELHIRSHTGEKPFECNICGKCFSQAGNLQTHLRRHSGEKPYICEICGKRFAASGDVQRHIIIHTGEKPHLCDICGRGFSNFSNLKEHKKNHTVEKVFTCDECGKSFNLPRKLVKHRIRHTGERPYSCSACGKCFAGSGDLRRHIRTHTGEKPYNCETCNKCFSRSAVLRRHRKIHCKAVNEGPNALDEFTQAVEISDLEKSQNSDSFTQEISVTLLPVSVKFPIHPTENSSNEVNSPGVTLRKVRPTVQQNDCTNQQKLILDPIKLCKSQERPNRPCSYKEMDPSIEEEPLQSDGTPMIRSSMSTLGNNCELSSRVSSAEYRNNEGPFFSSVTLWGLAMKTLQNETELGQ